TCTCAATTAATTAGAACATTACAGGATAAAGAAAATTACCATTCGAAGAAGAttgcacaacaacaacaatcaatttaatattcttcGGCCGAGTCGCATTTCTGCTCaccaacaacacaacaaaaataattagcaaGACGAAGCGGaattaatagaaaagaaaagaaaaactgcatattaagatattatttactTGATATTTTCAATGTCAGTACAAACTTGAAGCCATTGAGCAGGATCGCCAGAAACATGACCGGAGCTAAAAAGAGCAGCGACGACAGCCGGAACTCGAGTTCGATGTTTAAGTAGCCAATCTCTCTTTAAAATTCCTCCATTATTAGCTGGATCAGATTTGGTCGGCTTGGAGAGGAGGAGAGTGATTTTGGAGAAATCGGGTAAGGCTAAAGTGTTTATCGGCGGTTGTTCAGCGTTGAGAAAAGAGGAGATTAGCGAGTGGTGATCCGTGCAGCCTACTAGTGAAACCAGTGCTACCGGTGGCGTGCGTAATTCTTCTGGATATTCTTCCATTGCTGTTGAAATGAATtgatttggatttggatttgtgTCAAAATCTTCAGTCTGTTTTCTGCCGGTGACGATTTGAAGGAAGGAATggacatttcttttttttcctcctatCACATCTTTAGTGGGCTGGACTGGACTGGACCATGTGATCCACCAGAAGCGGATCTGTTGACTGTATCCAGCATTCCGGCCCACTAACTTCTGGttttccctctctcttttttccccgATATATTTTgcctacattttattttttgtgttatatatatatatatatatatatatatatatatatatatagaagagtgCGTTTGGAGAATCCTATTGACTGTAGCTTTCTCCCTCCTCAGGGAAAAGCATGACCTCTGTCGCCCAGCAATCTCACAGTTATTGGTCTGTGAAGATACATTGCCAGTTGcttcattttatttgaataaaatgtgCTTGAGAGTTTGAttataattgctttttaaaatattttttatataaaaatatattaaaataatatttttttatttttaaaatttatttttgagatctgcacattaaaacaatctcaaatatataaaaaaattaatttttaaaaaaatataaaacagctCCCGTTTCCAAATTAGCTATAAGCTAAACATAAATTTATGCTTGAGAGGTGATTGTCCATGTACTAACAAGAGAgagatactaaaataaaaaaaaaagagtgacgATGGCCTTCTAAACTGCTTGAATCTCACAAGTGAACAGAAAATCTCACCTGAGTTAGACCCCATATATCCTCCTTGTGAGAAGTTTGGTTTCCAACTCCGATTCCTCCTTGTGAGAAGTTTGGTTTCCAACTCCGATTCAACTAGGAAAAGTATAACATGCCATGGTGCCTTAAACTATCCACATCTCAAGTTGACATTGATTGATAGAATTTTTTGCTACGTATGAACTACTACTAGTGAGGAACATGGACTGGAAGCAGAGCTGATATTTGCCCGCTCTAGACCATTCTCGGGTTTGAGAGAGTTAGTTCAGTTCAGGATTGGGGCCATGGGAGGGAGCATAGCTGCTGGGACTTGGGAGTACCTTTCCCATAATTCAAAGCAATTCACTTTCTGAAACAACTTTAAACACGGACAGCACATAATTAACAACCTTTCATTATATCAGAATGTCACAAGCACAAACTTTTAATCTTCATCCATTAACAAGTTGCAAGGTCTAATAGAAACACTTCACATTATACATGGTTCATATGACTCCAATACTAAATCAGCTATACTGCTGGTGGTCTCATGAAACTAAAAGGTAGACATAACACATCCAATAAGCCAAACATGCCTCGATGCTGATTCAGGCGCAAAATGCACATCCCCATCCATCCCTCAGCGTGCCTCATATTGCACAACTGCAACAAGAAAATTTACATGTCAGACACATGCCTAAGCACCAATTCCTTAAAATCATCGTGTCCAGGGGTTGTGGATTGCAGTTCCAGATACAAATAGTCAGAATTATTGATGGCAAAACCACACATAGGATAAAAACAAGCATATGATAGATAGGTAGTTAACAGCCACATGTGAAAATCATCAAGAAATAACATAAGTCCTAGGTAGACCAAAGTGATATATCCTAGGTACTAAGTGCATAGACTGGCATTGCATTACATgaatttaggaaaaaaaatctgaagtaGGGTTTCCAATGCTTTTTTGACCGATGCAGCATACATTGATGAATCATTTACATATAGAGACATAAATGCTTAGCCAGCCAACCAAATTATTGTGCCTTGCCCACACTTTTTGAAGTCACCACCTTTGCTCTTCATTTGCGTCAATTacacatattgattttgaacTCCTGCCATTAATTCTAAATACAACACACAAGCATAATCTTTAAAGTTCTACCATGACGAACTATCTAAAACAATATAACTTGATGTGTACATCATGCACAACaaccactgaaaaagaaaacaaaaactgagCTGCTTCACATGAATTGTGTGAAACACTACCGACCACCACCATGATTGAAGTTAGCAACTATTTAGGAAGCAGAAACAACCAAACAGCAATGTGACCACGTCAATGAACCAAAGCTCCTTAATTTCTACGCTAAAATGTACATTCATGACACCACCAAAATGCAACATCTACAAACCACCACCCTACCAAAACCCgcaaattaaacacaaataccTAGTTCATCgagaaaaaaacattgcaaattCTTAACCAACAGGAACCCctcaaaaaaccaaacaaaacagtGATAGTGTTcaacccccccccaaaaaaaaaaaaaaaaaaagaaatattacaaTAACCACCTCAAAAACTTAATCTAACTAACACAAGCCCACATAAAAAACATGAgggaaacaacaaaataaataaaataaaaacgtaCTTCGACGAGTACGCTTCTTGTAAAGAATACGGTAACCGCACTCTCTGCACTGAATAACATCTCCTGGCTTTAATGTATTCTCCATTCCACAATCtacaaaaattaagaaatatataaataaaacatgatcaaaagcaaaatttaaaagaaacccACGATTCTATTTCATTGTCAGTAACAGAACGTGAAATTCTTGCCTCCACAGATGTAGCTGACAGGTTCTGGTTGAGGATCCATAGCTCAGCAGAGagggttttagggtttctcttttttttgtttgacaatTTGACGACCTGGCGTGCGCGTTTgagttttatttcaatttaacgACCTGACGGGCCTGTACTGGATCACAGTTACTAAACTTTTTCTAAATAGTTAATTTGGAATTCGGCTGACCCAGCCCGTAGCCCGTGATAGATTTCAAAAAATTAGTCAACTCAAAGTTCACTCAATCACGGATTAACATATGGTCGTTCAAAacttcatttagtttttttatttaattttttttaaaataatattatttttattgatctaTATTAACTCACTCAACCTTTATTTTATATCACATCATGAACAAAATCTGATGTAATAACTTCAAGATTTATTACTTTGTAttgtttagaatttaaaaattattaaaaaattaaaaattaatttgttcttTGAAAAGCAAGTTATGAAGTTTCACCATCGTCCAAAGTagttataattacaaaaaaaatctaaaatgtatcatgtttttattatagcaattcgtgatgaattttttttttacaatttagtcctcaaattttattttcccaaatcttttctaaaaacaaaaaagaatgcaaattaaatttttaccatacaaaataaactaaatcaattttaaaaaaaaatgatgtgtgAGGACCAATCCTTAAACCTAGCAATCAATCCATTACATGAACAAAATAGATTTTCAGAAACAAAACTGATAAGCATGGGacaatagttaaaaataaaattacactaGTTGTCAAAAGTTATAACCAAGAAGAAGACATTGACTGTGAAAAAACCCATGACCAATTTAAGTTAAGgaaggacaaaattgaaaatgaggGGCCCAtagtataaaacaaaaacaaaaaaatggcaGTTTAAAAAATGGGGTAAAAATTTATCTTGTCCCtcctatattttaaattataacctTTTTGGTtccttgatattttaaaattttaattgtggtACAAAACCTGCTTTTCAatcaattatttgaaaaataaaagagaaagtcACCGGATGTCGgttgtagagagagaaagtattGGTTGACATTAAtataatccataaaaaaaaaaaaatttgatttcgATATAAATGAATTTCATTAAATGAGGGGAGTCAAATAGATGTTCTTTGGCCTCCCATTTTCCAGGATTGTAGATCTTAGCcttagaaagtttttttttttttttagtttgattttagatcaatttttaagttattttgagTCGTATCAAGTATATAAAgtgtttgagttaatttttttaaaaaatggatgAGAAATAGATGTTTAGGTGAAAAAGTCACCACCTTTGATTTTTAAGCCATAACATTGGTTACAATCCAGGGACAAGCAAATAACATGTTGTCTATCTTACCAGGCAAAATatcatcaactctttttttctccAAAGGAATCTAGTAGTAGAATATAGATCATCTACccttaaaaacctaaaaaaaaagaggaagtcAAGCCAAGCATGATAAGCCACCCAAACAAGGTTTGCGTGCatgggtattttttttgttaatttatttttattaatttcatcatctaaagttgaatttttattttattttatgaaacgttgtctttttttattatcattttattaaataaaatattatttccgtATTgccatattaaattttttaatttacatcctttttcatttaattaattaattatgcatggataaaattttgagtttatcattttaatcttttttatataaaataaatagttaaaagagtgcatatttatttttctttatgttgaaaaaaaaaaaaaaaaaaaaaccgacgcTAGCAAGTTGATGGCCTACACACGTTAAAATATCTTGTTTTGCAAAGGAAGTCGTAGAGGGCCAACTCCTCACCTGTCTTGTTCCCATCCGAGTTTCgtgaagtttttgttttctcagcCACAAAACAAGAGAAGTTCACATTAGTTGTCCaggaaaaaatcaaacaaacaaaatccatCGTTTCAATGGCACTCGACATACATCTGATACAGTGATATAGAGCACTGAATATTACTCGCACATATGTATGTCCAGGTCTCTTCTCTCTccttaatttattaattctcCTGTAACAGCTGCACATCCTTTCGTTTCCCTGTCAACATGGGTTTTTCTCAGAACTTGTTTCTGATCATCACAGCTTCAGTGATCCTTGTTGATGTTGCTACAGCTTGCTCTAATGGACAATGCAAGGTTCGTGTCTTCTCTTTTACTTGCACGTCATCGAGATTAACCATTTTAAGCtctgattgtttttgttttttttttttgctaatccATCTCtgtaaaattcaatatttagatACTCGATGAATGTTCATCGAACCAAGATTGTGAAGCTGGACTCTATTGTTTCTCTTGTCCAGCAGGATTTTCAGGTTCTAGATGTGTAAGATCAACCATCACAGACCAATTCAAGCTTCTGGTACTTCCCTATTTCTCTTTTTGCTCAATAATTATGAGGGTCACGAGTTTGCTAGGGCAACATTTAGTTCGCACACGCTTGATTGATTCATCTTGAGTGGTTTGTTTTGCGTTTTTTCTTTACACGATGAACACTTGACAGACTTTTGGTTTAGGTCTGTTGCATGATGATACCATGAAGATGGGGAGGGTGAGTGTTACAAATCAAAAGAGGAAAAGTAATAGATATAGGCCATACATTTTCTTCATCAAGTGAGAATTGGAATGGATATTGATCGGAATGTTCTATATCAACCAAGGATTTCTTTCCGGGCAGTTTCCAGGAGGGTCATCAACCACAACCACCAGGAATTCACTCTGCACCACGCAAATTGGACGAATATTAGGGTGGCTGGTGTactgttgtttttgaaatggaGGGCCTGCCTTGGCCATGGCCCATTTAATAATAGACTGAGACCTGCCTAAATAAAAAGGGGCCCTCCTTAAGATGGAGGAGTACCGACTGAATTTCAGTGACAGTTGATACCGAGTTGCAGAGTAGAAACTGGTAGGTTCAGAATTATAAAGAAGCTGGGAATTCCGAGTGGAAAGCTGCAGAATTGGATATTGCATCATAAATTGAATCTTTTGTTCGTAATATCATTTTCAACTTGAATCATTGTTATGTTTATAGGGTGCACCCGTAAATAAATGTAGTCTAAGAAAGTGCGTATTTGATATTGCAATAgcttttgtaattataattttttaaaaaaatcaagattttaaaaaagaatatgaagtaAAACATGGTgtttttattaaccaaacacttttaaatttataaatgtgACAAAACTTAGATCACACCATGTGAATGATTTCCTATTTAACTACCAATACACAAATTAAGtaacttttcttctttcttttcttaatagAACAATTCCTTGCCGTTCAACAAATATGCATTTCTGACGACCCACAATGCATTTGCTATTGATGGATACCCATCTCACACCGGAATCCCTCGAATCACAGTCACCAATCAAGAAGACAGCATCACAGAGCAACTaaatgtaaatgtttttttcctatttacacttttttttctttacaatgttggaacgttttttgttaattaacaaGTTCCATTAATAATCTGACTGCAGAATGGAGCTCGAGCCTTGATGCTTGATACTTATGATTTTCATGGAGATGTATGGTTATGCCATTCATTTAAAGGACAATGCTATGACTTTACTGCATTTGTATGTACATTATTCCCTACAGAGTcatctgattttatttttccttttatttttaatgatgtgTGAAATGTAAATGTTTGCCCTAGTAGGGTCCAGCTATTGACACTCTTAAAGAAATTGAAGCTTTCTTATCAGCAAATCCAATAGAGATTGTTACATTAATCTTAGAAGATTATGTTCAAGCCCCAAATGGACTAACCAAGGTCTTCGCTGATTCTGGGCTAATGAAATATTGGTTTCCTGTGTCAAAAATGCCCAAAAATGGTCAAGATTGGCCACTAGTTAGTGACATGGTCCAGAACAACCAAAGACTACTTGTTTTCACTTCAATTCAATCCAAGGAAGCAAGTGAAGGCATTGCTTACCAATGGAATTACATGGTTGAAAATCAATGTAAGAAACTTCCTTTCAATTTTGTACTTGTAGAATTTATGATTccatatgcatataatattagtttaaacactttttttttatggcagaTGGGGATGATGGCATGAAAGCAGGAAGCTGCCCTAATAGAAAAGAGTCCTCATCTCTTGACGACAAGAGTAGATCATTGGTGTTGATAAATTACTTTAGGTCTATTTCCAACAAGGAACTCTCTTGTGAAGATAATTCAGAAAATCTCATAAACATGCTTCGTACTTGTGATGGTGCTGCTGCCGGCAGATGGGCAAATTTTGTTGCTGTAAATTATTACAAGGTATACTTATCACATGtaaattatctaataatttcaagttcaattaacattcaaaacaaaatacaagagctcaaaagaaacataattttttttttggtgcatgGGGCTGCAGAGGAGTGAAGGAGGAGGATCATTTCAAGCCGTGGACTTGCTAAATGGAAAGCTATTGTGCGGGTGTGATGATATCCATGCATGTGTGGTAAGTTCTAACGAGGATTTAGCTTACTAATTGCcatatcaaattgattttaatgCTTGCATTACTATTCCAAAccatatttttgtgtttattttacaGTCTTGTGATTGCATGAACTTATTCTTCTTGTTTGGACTCATGTGGATAGTAGGGCATATCAAATTAGTTCATCAAATTTCTTACCCAAATCAAGTTTTCCATGATAATGTAATCCCAATTCTGAAAAATTTATCTAACCATACAATGTATTTTCTTTACTTGCAGCCTGGATCCACTTCAAAAGCATGCTCTCTCTAATAGCAATGACAACCATCCATAACCCAATAGACTAGGAATTTGGGaggtttgtattttgtaataaaattgatCCAATATTACTTTAGAAAATGTTATACATTGTGTAGTTACAATGTTGGAGCCAAAGAATATTACGTCAACCAAATTGAAGAAACTTCCTGCATGTTCTAAGAAATTTACACCCCTAAACTCCAGTGATATAAGATGGGTTCACGAATagatatgaaaatttaatatgaagTTAATGAATACTAATCTAGCCTCATTTTAATGAgtagatttttttaagataatactTGATAGGTGATGGATACAATATAgatattatcaaatttgatataaaacccgactcaaaattaatttgaaatatatcgCGCGTACGAGCGCACGCgcgtgttatttattttttgttgtgtaataaataaaagttgaataatcGATATCTACCTGTAGACCTTAAATTCAATGAATAAGAAATGAATAttcaatacatataaaaaacacGGATAACATTAACATTTTTACTCGCAAACGCATAGAGTACATCCAACTTCATAGCATGTGGACCTCAATTCACAAATCCAACAAGGATTTAAAGTACATATTTAAATGTCGGTTGCGTGATGGAAACCAATCAAAAACTAATAGATCTAGGCTTTATGTTATTAAAATGtgctttaatgttttattttagttaatttatgcACATTTTAAATAGAGGAATGAGCATGTGGGATGCAAAATGCTTGCAATAAGACATAAAATTACATAACAAGAAAACAATAGCAACCATTGTCAATTGCTAATTGATATCATTGAAAACTGTTTAAGTTTCTTTTAAAGTATGCTCAACTTGTTTCATTGTTTGTACAATGTAAAGTTTTTAAACTTGATCCAGTAGTTGACCCGATTCAAGGCTCAAGTTATGAGTTTTGACTGGGTTATCACATgttgattctattttttataaatcaaaacaatattatttttgttaaaaaaagtcaacgggttgcaTTAGACTTTTAATCAAATCTTGTCGGATCATtaagttaacccaagttttttATCAGGTTActcttgtttttatcttttttttttaaattagcccAGTTTCATCTTTGAATTAGCCAAGCCCTGGGTCAACCCATTAGGTTGAgccaaatttgattttaaaactatggtacAGTGAGCTACAAAAGAAGAGtgctaaaattataaaagtggatttgttagaaaatgaaaataaatcccAAAAATGATCAACTATATATGGACTATCCTTTTAGTTAGTACTCGCGGGTAATGAGCAACCAACGGTCTATTATCCAACACAAAAACTCTATAAGATTTTCTaaagttttttaagattttttagttAATCAACCCTAATCTGCAACTTTCATTTCCTCGTATTCAATTTATGTGAAGATCTAAGCAGTTATAAAGTATTGTTCTAAAAAGTGTGGCTTTTTCACTGTACAATGCTCCACTATTCATTCTCTCACACATTACTGTGGATAGACTGtgcaaaattttatgttttttttaatggagtcCTCAAACCTTTTTTTCCCAGCAATTTAGTCTTAATTGAAgaccaattaatttttatttcttatgaaaatatgagattaaaaaaaaaagaccaaaataaaaaggacatCAAACATAAGTGACATGCCCTAAGTTTTGTAAGTCAGAGTATTGCTAAGGTTGATGCATGAGACCCGCATAAATACACATTTAGGTCCTCTAATAgttatataattgaatttatcattctataaaatgattatttaaatatattttttaaatttagagtgTTTGAAAggtcaatttctaaaattcttgAGGTGAGGGATGATTGTAGAATCCtgcaaattttataaaaggatAGTATAAAATCCTCAACATTAAcctaagaaaaaagagaaaaattctaatatcaacatcaacaaaaacatTATGTTTCCCATTATAACTAAATAGGTGATATATCCTTccacaatttattattttattagcaaTCTCTCTTACATGTATTAATATATTCATGGatcttgaattatattttttaaaaattacattttattaaatacaccGAGTCAATATAAGATTAggttttttatcatcatttttaaatCTCTTCTCGAGCTTaatttagaacaaaaatttagatttttgatTGGATTATACTAGATgaattttcctttatttttttttagttgaaactCATCTTAACTCGGTCAATATTTCAAATTACCATGTCATGTCATGGATAAAAGTCGGTTTTTAAATCAATGCTtccaatattattagaaaacaattaatttaatcctgaaaattaagtttaaaaacacTTTCGAGTCAACGGACACTTTCcggtcacaaaaaaaaaattgacttgttttcaggaaaatgttttccttttagctgtgtttgtttcccggaaagtgaTTTGCGGAAaggaaaaaatggaaaacactttccactgaaaaatttgaggggaaaacactttccggaagttgtgaaaaatttagaaacgttattatttgctgattagatcctcaaacttttgattgctatatatattttgttttgaatatttatttttcaatttcatatggtattttctatttgctttttcttatcattttttattgaaattttttatttatcatttttgaaaACAGAGCCTAAATCGAAAACACAATTGACCTAGAACAAGGAAAAAACCAACTACAAGACGTGATAGTTACCAAATTGGTATTCTAATTTTTGAAAACAGCATGATACAAAAACATGCCGTGCATGTGAGCTGCTATACAGCGCGCGCCCACCTCCAAAACCGTCCTATCTCTCCGCTCCGCCTCTCCTCCTCTCTGTCACTCTCTCTCTAACATttctaatatatgtttttttatcactaTCTTCGCCCTTTGAATCGGACTTTCAACGCACGAGGTTCGCCGGCTTCAACCCAAATCCGACGTTCACATGGACAAAGCCGCCGGCGAACCCCTGAAACAATACCATCGTCAGCGTCACCATCACAATGATCATCATAATTTACCAACTCCGACGTCTTTAAGGGCGTCGGATGCTCTGCCATTACCACTTTACCTTACGAACGGTTTGTTCTTCGGAATGTTTTTCTCCGTAGCCTACTTCCTCCTTCACCGTTGGCGTGAAAAGATCCGCAACTCCACTCCCCTTCATATCCTTACTTTCCCTGAAATCGCTGGGATAGTTTGTTTGTCTGCTTCGGTTGTTTATCTTCTTGGTTTCTTTGGGATTGGCATCGCTCAATCTCTTATCGCTCGAGGGTCACAGGATTCTTGGGACGTAGAGGAAGATCATATGGTGGAGAAAAAAGGCGGGCTTTGTGCTGCAGAAATATGTCCAGGTCCTGCAAAAAGTCCTGCTGCATCACTTGCTAGCACTCTTGCTCCGGTTCCGAGTGCGAGAGCCATTAGCACAATGTTTCAAAAACCATTGTTAGGCAGTGATGACGAGGAGGTTATCAAAGGAGTAGTATCTGGGGACATTCCTTCGTATTCTCTCGAATCAAAGCTTGGAGATTGCACAAGGGCAGCAGTTATTCGTCGTGAAGCGCTTCAGAGAATGACAGGGAGGTCTTTGGAAGGACTGCCACTGGATGGGTTTGATTATGAGTCAATATTGGGGCAGTGTTGTGAGATGCCTGTTGGGTATGTGCAGATTCCTGTGGGGGTTGCAGGGCCTTTGTTGCTTGACGGGAAGGAGTATACGGTCCCAATGGCTACTACTGAGGGTTGCTTGGTGGCCT
This is a stretch of genomic DNA from Populus alba chromosome 11, ASM523922v2, whole genome shotgun sequence. It encodes these proteins:
- the LOC118040720 gene encoding DNA-directed RNA polymerases II, IV and V subunit 12; this encodes MDPQPEPVSYICGDCGMENTLKPGDVIQCRECGYRILYKKRTRRIVQYEAR
- the LOC118040721 gene encoding PI-PLC X domain-containing protein At5g67130 isoform X1, producing the protein MGFSQNLFLIITASVILVDVATACSNGQCKILDECSSNQDCEAGLYCFSCPAGFSGSRCVRSTITDQFKLLNNSLPFNKYAFLTTHNAFAIDGYPSHTGIPRITVTNQEDSITEQLNNGARALMLDTYDFHGDVWLCHSFKGQCYDFTAFGPAIDTLKEIEAFLSANPIEIVTLILEDYVQAPNGLTKVFADSGLMKYWFPVSKMPKNGQDWPLVSDMVQNNQRLLVFTSIQSKEASEGIAYQWNYMVENQYGDDGMKAGSCPNRKESSSLDDKSRSLVLINYFRSISNKELSCEDNSENLINMLRTCDGAAAGRWANFVAVNYYKRSEGGGSFQAVDLLNGKLLCGCDDIHACVPGSTSKACSL
- the LOC118040721 gene encoding PI-PLC X domain-containing protein At5g67130 isoform X2 — encoded protein: MQGFSGSRCVRSTITDQFKLLNNSLPFNKYAFLTTHNAFAIDGYPSHTGIPRITVTNQEDSITEQLNNGARALMLDTYDFHGDVWLCHSFKGQCYDFTAFGPAIDTLKEIEAFLSANPIEIVTLILEDYVQAPNGLTKVFADSGLMKYWFPVSKMPKNGQDWPLVSDMVQNNQRLLVFTSIQSKEASEGIAYQWNYMVENQYGDDGMKAGSCPNRKESSSLDDKSRSLVLINYFRSISNKELSCEDNSENLINMLRTCDGAAAGRWANFVAVNYYKRSEGGGSFQAVDLLNGKLLCGCDDIHACVPGSTSKACSL